The Bacteroidales bacterium genome contains the following window.
TTATTGTTGAGGATTTGGGAAGCAGTAACGGCACATTCTTAAATGGCAAGAGAATAATGCGGGCGGCCCTGACAGAAACCCATACGTTGTGCCTTGCTTCTTATGCTGTTGAACCCAAATTCATTTTATCATCTTTCGATCACGTTACGCTGAAAAAAGGCGTAGCTTATGAAGATCTTATCAAACAGGAACATATCTTTCATGATTTTGCGAACCTGAAGATGATTTATGATCAATACCAGAAAGAAAAGCGCAGGATTATGAAAAGCAATACGCTAAAAAGTACCGGCCTCCGGGCAGGACTGTCGTTTATTCCTGTGGTTGGTGTTGCACTCGGCATCTTATCAACGGGAGTTACAGGTAATGTCCAGGAGCAGTTAATGGAACTGGAAGAAACATTTAAAAGAAATTATATCTGCCCCGGTTGCTTTAAGTTCTTAGGTGCCGAACCGTTTGAGAATATGGAGAAAAGGGGCTTTTGCCACGCCTGCAAAACAAAATGGAAGCGAAAACCAATAATATTAAAGTGAACAACAAGCTAAAATCAAATATTATGAGCACAGAAAAAACCAATGCCGGCAAAGATCTTTCGTTTGTGAACCCTGAACCAAATGAAAGACTGTTAGATCCAAAAACAGGAAAAACCATCAGCAGGAAGAAGTCACTCTTCATGGCAGGTGGCGCAATGGCTGCAGGAGCAGTGTTAGGCGATTTTTCACAGAGTCAGGAAATTACTGAAATATTACTTGATAGTGATGGCGATGGGGTTGCTGATTCTACGTTAACTGATGAAAACAATGATGGTGTTTTTGAGGTTGAGACATCACTTAGTGAAGATAATGCACAGCAAACCGAAACCCAGGCGCAACCGTGGAACCCAGGTACTGCTCCAATGGCCGGTTCAGGAACTGTAAGCGACAACATGTCTTTTTCCGAAGCATTTTCAGCCGCCCGCGAAGAACTTGGAGCTGGTGGAGTTTTTGCCTGGCAAGGGCAGTACTACAACACTTTCTATGCAGAAGAACTGGATGACAACAACCAACCTGTTGTTGATTATCCAACAACAGACTATCATGGTTTGCCACAAGTTGATTTCAATGAGAATGCTGCTGAGTCAATACATGATGAAGGCGGGTTTGAGAG
Protein-coding sequences here:
- a CDS encoding FHA domain-containing protein, coding for MNDTLHIGRGKENHLVVKDEKVSSNHCCIKKLSANEFIVEDLGSSNGTFLNGKRIMRAALTETHTLCLASYAVEPKFILSSFDHVTLKKGVAYEDLIKQEHIFHDFANLKMIYDQYQKEKRRIMKSNTLKSTGLRAGLSFIPVVGVALGILSTGVTGNVQEQLMELEETFKRNYICPGCFKFLGAEPFENMEKRGFCHACKTKWKRKPIILK